A genomic window from Desulfocurvibacter africanus subsp. africanus DSM 2603 includes:
- a CDS encoding ParB/RepB/Spo0J family partition protein, producing MAGPARGLGRGLDALLGGGKTDLNSPEVRMLQLDVIRPNPDQPRTVFSDSGLDELTESIKSQGVLQPILVRPIRGDVEMRYEIVAGERRWRASRKAGLTQIPALIKELSQEESLAIALIENLQREDLNPMEEARGLRELQERLSCSQEDLAKKIGKSRSAVTNTLRLLQLPDNVQVDLGNGVLTAGHGRAIMAVTEPEAQEEMRRRIVEGQLSVRQAEAMASWWKKNGSLPELEAGQTLGVKPRAGQRKKGEPMDSTLVDIQKLLCNSYGVKVNISGSQGQGRISFRYSSQDELQRLIERFGSMQ from the coding sequence ATGGCAGGACCTGCGCGTGGACTTGGAAGAGGGTTGGATGCTTTGCTGGGGGGCGGAAAGACGGACCTGAATAGTCCGGAAGTCAGAATGCTCCAGCTCGATGTCATCCGACCCAATCCAGACCAGCCCCGCACTGTGTTTTCGGATTCGGGGCTCGATGAGCTCACGGAATCCATCAAGAGTCAGGGAGTGCTCCAGCCTATCCTCGTGCGTCCAATCCGCGGTGACGTGGAGATGCGATATGAAATCGTGGCTGGCGAGCGCCGCTGGCGCGCTTCGAGGAAAGCTGGACTGACTCAGATACCGGCGCTCATCAAGGAGCTATCCCAGGAAGAAAGTCTGGCCATAGCCCTCATCGAGAATCTTCAGCGCGAAGATCTGAATCCCATGGAAGAGGCTCGCGGCCTGCGCGAACTTCAGGAGCGACTGTCCTGCAGTCAGGAAGATTTGGCAAAAAAAATCGGCAAGAGCCGCTCGGCGGTGACCAATACGCTGAGGCTTTTGCAGCTCCCGGACAACGTGCAGGTGGACTTGGGCAACGGAGTGCTCACTGCGGGGCATGGTCGGGCCATCATGGCCGTGACTGAACCCGAAGCCCAGGAAGAGATGCGCAGACGCATCGTCGAAGGGCAACTTTCGGTGCGCCAAGCCGAGGCCATGGCCTCCTGGTGGAAGAAGAACGGCTCCTTGCCCGAACTTGAGGCAGGTCAAACGCTGGGCGTGAAGCCGCGGGCTGGCCAGCGAAAGAAAGGTGAGCCCATGGATTCGACGCTTGTCGATATCCAGAAGCTGCTGTGTAATTCGTACGGCGTTAAGGTGAACATTTCAGGTAGTCAGGGCCAGGGCCGCATCAGCTTCCGCTACAGTTCGCAGGATGAGCTTCAGCGGCTGATCGAGCGGTTCGGCAGCATGCAATAG
- a CDS encoding DnaJ family domain-containing protein, with the protein MFWALHILAEERIQEAVREGEFNNLPGAGKPLKLEDESHIPQELRMSYKILKNSGCLPPELEERKEIQQAKDLLASLTEEQERYRQMEKLNLLIMKANMRRKRPIALEEQQVYFEKAVSKVSVVKKS; encoded by the coding sequence ATGTTTTGGGCTCTGCACATCTTAGCCGAAGAGCGTATCCAGGAAGCCGTGCGCGAGGGTGAGTTCAACAATCTGCCGGGTGCCGGCAAGCCCCTGAAACTGGAGGATGAATCACACATCCCACAGGAACTGCGCATGTCATACAAGATTCTCAAAAACTCCGGCTGCCTGCCTCCCGAGCTTGAAGAGCGCAAGGAAATCCAGCAGGCCAAGGATTTGTTGGCGAGCTTGACGGAAGAGCAGGAGCGCTACCGCCAGATGGAGAAGCTCAACCTACTCATCATGAAGGCCAACATGAGACGTAAGCGGCCGATTGCGCTCGAGGAGCAGCAAGTTTACTTCGAGAAAGCCGTAAGCAAGGTCAGCGTGGTGAAGAAAAGCTAA
- the rfaE1 gene encoding D-glycero-beta-D-manno-heptose-7-phosphate kinase, which yields MHMGTQTESGMEELARSGKLAEKLLKKLDALAGGKVLIIGDCMLDKYVAGSVERISPEAPVPVLKVEREWHLLGGAGNVARNVADLGGKPYLLTVTGEDGAGEMLAGLLRDCRVELGLVRTRERPTTVKTRIIAANQQVCRVDHEDDRPLDGVTLERLGALLAERMAEFPVVIVSDYGKGVVTARLMEMLRAASKSMANPPMIMVDPKTRNYDLYTGVDIITPNTKEAGEGAGMKPVGREGILAAAEALFRRLQLRHLLITLGPEGMALFERQDHALHIPTFAQKVYDVTGAGDTVIATLGLGVASGLSLIESCVLANYAAGIVVGQVGTATANLEQLREAINSLPKPEARLWLNHGAG from the coding sequence TTGCATATGGGAACACAGACTGAGTCCGGGATGGAAGAATTGGCCAGGTCGGGTAAGCTGGCTGAAAAGCTGCTCAAGAAGCTTGATGCGCTGGCCGGCGGCAAAGTGCTCATCATAGGCGATTGCATGCTCGACAAGTATGTGGCCGGCAGTGTGGAGCGCATTTCGCCCGAAGCGCCCGTGCCGGTGCTCAAGGTTGAGCGTGAGTGGCATCTGCTCGGCGGTGCGGGCAACGTGGCCCGCAACGTGGCGGACCTTGGCGGCAAACCCTATCTGCTTACGGTCACGGGCGAGGATGGAGCCGGGGAGATGCTGGCGGGACTGTTGCGTGATTGTCGCGTGGAACTGGGCCTCGTGCGCACAAGAGAGAGGCCAACCACGGTCAAGACGCGAATCATCGCGGCCAACCAGCAGGTCTGCCGGGTGGACCACGAGGACGACCGGCCGCTGGACGGCGTGACCCTTGAACGGCTCGGCGCGCTGCTGGCCGAGCGGATGGCGGAATTCCCGGTGGTCATTGTCTCGGACTACGGCAAGGGAGTGGTCACGGCCAGACTCATGGAGATGCTGCGCGCAGCATCAAAATCCATGGCCAACCCGCCCATGATAATGGTCGATCCAAAGACGCGCAACTATGATCTGTACACTGGTGTGGACATCATTACGCCGAATACCAAGGAAGCGGGCGAAGGCGCGGGCATGAAGCCGGTTGGACGCGAAGGAATTCTTGCGGCCGCCGAGGCCTTGTTCCGACGCCTGCAGCTCAGGCATCTGCTCATCACTCTTGGACCCGAAGGCATGGCATTATTCGAGCGCCAGGATCATGCCCTGCACATCCCGACCTTCGCCCAAAAGGTGTATGACGTGACCGGCGCCGGCGATACGGTCATCGCTACCCTGGGCCTCGGCGTGGCCTCGGGCTTGAGTCTCATCGAGTCATGCGTGCTGGCCAACTATGCCGCGGGTATCGTCGTGGGACAGGTGGGCACGGCCACTGCAAATCTGGAGCAGCTTCGCGAAGCCATCAACTCCTTGCCCAAGCCCGAAGCGCGACTTTGGCTCAATCATGGCGCGGGGTAA
- a CDS encoding IS5 family transposase — PQGRRLLTMLGGPPTDSCPLLMDGAYEGNETRTLSRDLGFVPVVPPNPNRLEPWEYDKELYKKRNEIERLFRRLKGYRRIFTRYDKLDVMYLGFLTLALIVEALR, encoded by the coding sequence CCCCGCAAGGCCGGCGTCTGCTGACAATGCTGGGCGGCCCGCCGACTGACTCATGCCCCTTGCTCATGGATGGAGCCTATGAGGGCAATGAAACAAGAACTCTGAGCCGGGATTTGGGTTTTGTTCCCGTGGTTCCTCCAAACCCCAATCGCTTGGAACCCTGGGAATATGACAAGGAGCTGTACAAAAAGCGCAATGAGATAGAGCGTCTATTCAGACGACTCAAAGGTTACAGGCGCATTTTTACCCGCTACGACAAGCTCGATGTCATGTACCTTGGCTTTCTCACCTTGGCACTAATTGTAGAGGCGCTCAGATAG
- a CDS encoding GAK system XXXCH domain-containing protein has product MNFRSLKQSLSEVFERIKTAVADGDLPNKHDVEQFVRLSRLFHAQAQDEWAGEVEDFCLLADQLNQAARRKHLEEVIMLVDSLNDAQNYCHRSFRSRP; this is encoded by the coding sequence ATGAACTTCCGGTCACTTAAGCAAAGCCTTTCCGAAGTCTTTGAGAGGATCAAGACCGCCGTTGCGGATGGCGATTTGCCGAACAAGCATGACGTCGAGCAGTTCGTCCGTTTGTCACGACTGTTTCATGCGCAAGCGCAGGACGAGTGGGCGGGGGAGGTTGAAGACTTCTGCCTTTTGGCGGATCAACTTAACCAGGCCGCAAGGCGGAAGCATCTCGAAGAAGTCATCATGCTCGTAGATTCTCTTAACGATGCGCAGAACTATTGCCACCGTTCTTTCCGGAGTCGGCCATAG
- a CDS encoding slipin family protein, which yields MLFNLLPLVIIVILLLVAMVKVLAEYERAVVFRLGRIIGAKGPGLIIIIPVIDRFVRVPLRLVTLDVPSQDVITKDNVSVKVNAVIYFRVLDSVKAIIEVEDYLFATSQLAQTTLRSVCGSVELDDLLTHRDEVNSRIQAILDEQTDPWGIKVSNVEVKHIDLPQEMQRAMAQQAEAERERRAKVIRAEAEFQAADRLAQAAEIIGRHPSALQLRYLQTLSELSGEGKTATIIPLPLGDIMGLFGKSKTGG from the coding sequence ATGCTCTTCAATTTGCTCCCCTTGGTCATCATTGTGATCCTGCTCCTTGTAGCCATGGTAAAAGTGCTCGCGGAATACGAGCGGGCTGTGGTTTTCCGCCTGGGTCGAATTATAGGCGCCAAGGGGCCAGGGTTGATCATTATAATCCCGGTTATTGACCGTTTCGTTCGCGTTCCCCTCAGGCTCGTGACCTTGGACGTACCTTCCCAGGATGTCATCACCAAGGACAACGTAAGCGTCAAGGTCAACGCGGTCATCTACTTCCGGGTTCTCGACTCCGTGAAGGCCATCATAGAAGTGGAGGACTATCTCTTCGCGACATCCCAACTCGCCCAGACCACTCTGCGTAGCGTGTGCGGCAGCGTAGAGTTGGACGACCTGCTTACGCATCGCGACGAGGTCAACAGCCGTATCCAGGCCATACTCGACGAACAGACCGATCCTTGGGGCATCAAGGTTTCCAATGTCGAGGTAAAGCACATTGACTTACCCCAGGAGATGCAGCGGGCCATGGCCCAACAGGCCGAAGCCGAGCGTGAACGCAGGGCCAAGGTCATCCGGGCTGAAGCCGAGTTTCAGGCTGCCGATCGTCTGGCCCAGGCAGCCGAAATTATCGGCAGGCATCCGTCTGCTTTGCAACTGCGGTATCTGCAAACCCTCAGCGAACTATCTGGGGAGGGCAAGACCGCGACGATCATTCCCCTGCCACTGGGAGACATCATGGGTCTGTTCGGCAAGAGTAAGACGGGCGGATAA
- a CDS encoding ParA family protein, translating into MARQIVIANQKGGVGKTTTAVNLAACLAVMERQVLLVDCDPQANASSGLGYYQDREGPSLYHVFFEPAEAEKAIYKTELPYLSLMPASTDMVGLEIELIEKLGREYYLSEVLAGLRDKYDYIIMDCPPSLGLTTVNALCAAKELLIPLQCEYYALEGIAQLMRTYNIVKKRLNPDLEVSGVVLTMYDKRNRLSGQVKNEVRRSFPDKMFETIVPRNVRLSEAPSFGKPIISYDIKSVGAQAYLSLAQELVDKEVESIA; encoded by the coding sequence GTGGCGCGACAGATCGTTATCGCGAACCAGAAGGGCGGCGTTGGCAAGACAACAACCGCAGTGAATTTGGCTGCATGTCTGGCCGTCATGGAACGGCAGGTCTTGCTGGTGGATTGCGATCCTCAGGCCAATGCCTCTAGTGGGCTCGGCTATTACCAGGATCGTGAGGGTCCAAGTCTCTACCATGTCTTTTTTGAGCCCGCAGAGGCCGAGAAGGCAATATATAAGACCGAATTGCCCTACCTCTCTCTCATGCCCGCCAGTACGGATATGGTAGGCCTAGAGATCGAGCTCATTGAGAAGCTTGGTCGGGAGTACTATCTCAGCGAGGTGCTGGCGGGGCTTCGGGACAAGTATGACTACATCATCATGGATTGCCCCCCCTCATTGGGGCTAACCACGGTCAATGCCCTATGCGCGGCGAAGGAACTGCTTATCCCACTGCAGTGCGAGTACTATGCACTAGAGGGCATAGCTCAGCTCATGCGCACGTACAACATCGTCAAGAAACGTCTGAATCCCGACCTTGAGGTCTCAGGTGTGGTTTTGACCATGTATGACAAGCGGAACCGGCTTTCCGGTCAGGTCAAGAACGAAGTCCGTCGATCTTTTCCCGACAAGATGTTCGAGACAATCGTGCCGCGCAATGTGCGCCTGTCCGAGGCGCCAAGTTTTGGCAAGCCGATCATCTCCTACGACATCAAATCCGTGGGTGCGCAGGCGTATTTGTCCCTGGCGCAGGAGTTGGTGGATAAAGAAGTGGAATCGATCGCTTGA